A genomic window from Periweissella cryptocerci includes:
- a CDS encoding DHH family phosphoesterase: MSRFFNVNKLPEFLQNVRIRLLFIFIACLAIIGLVAAFFVNWIFGLVFFILEIGAFIFIIQILKQIGADSTQYISDLSFRIQRGEQEALIRMPLGIILFNDNDDVSWVNPYIQQYIGDHNLIGNKLAAVNPELAELIEAHKDSHEESLVKWNGKSFSLYVQSNLRVVYLMDVTRYAEIEQRYYDERLVFGMVSLDNYEEIAERLNDSETSALRSYVTRELTDWTEAHGMYMRRLNATHYFVLGHAAGLLSAENDKFSVLDTIRETTSKQNLPVTLSFGIAYDEDNLSKLAQQAQANLDLALGRGGDQVVVKSSDAEARFYGGKTNPMEKRTRVRARMISHALSELINQSDQVFIMGHANPDMDSIGTALGLRRIAQMNGKPASIVLDKTSVHSDIQLLLDTMQNIEVDRNAFVTLDESLINSTEESLLIMVDHSKPSISAAPMLYNKLSSRTVVIDHHRRGEEFPQNPLLTYIEPYASSTAELVTEMFEYQSREQDPINRIEATALLAGIQIDTKSFTLRTGTRTFDAASYLRSAGADAGLIQQFMKENVDSYLSRNHLIESVEIFGNAAIATGEDTQAYDNVVAAQAADSLLQMIGVDQSFVISLRADGKVGISARSTGKDNVQVVMEELGGGGHLSNAATQISDATVTEVRTKLLEILQRED; this comes from the coding sequence GTGAGTCGATTCTTCAATGTCAATAAATTACCAGAATTTTTACAGAATGTACGAATCCGGTTATTGTTTATCTTTATTGCTTGTTTGGCAATTATTGGTTTAGTAGCCGCTTTCTTTGTTAATTGGATTTTTGGATTAGTCTTTTTTATTTTGGAAATTGGAGCCTTTATTTTTATCATCCAAATTCTCAAACAAATTGGCGCTGATTCAACACAATATATTTCCGATTTGTCATTTAGAATTCAACGGGGGGAACAAGAAGCACTAATTAGAATGCCATTGGGGATTATTCTATTTAATGATAATGATGATGTTAGCTGGGTCAATCCATATATTCAACAATATATTGGTGACCATAATTTGATTGGTAACAAGCTTGCCGCGGTTAATCCAGAGCTTGCCGAATTAATTGAGGCACACAAGGATTCACACGAAGAATCATTAGTTAAGTGGAATGGGAAATCATTTTCACTGTATGTACAATCTAACTTGCGGGTCGTCTATTTAATGGACGTAACGCGCTACGCCGAGATTGAACAACGCTACTATGATGAACGGTTAGTATTTGGGATGGTTTCGCTCGATAACTATGAAGAAATTGCTGAACGCTTGAATGATTCTGAAACTTCGGCATTGCGTTCATATGTAACGCGCGAGTTAACTGATTGGACTGAAGCCCATGGGATGTATATGCGTCGTTTGAACGCGACCCACTATTTCGTCTTAGGTCACGCAGCTGGATTATTAAGTGCCGAAAATGATAAATTCTCAGTCCTCGATACAATTCGCGAAACGACATCAAAACAAAATTTACCAGTTACTTTGAGTTTTGGGATTGCTTACGATGAAGATAATTTGTCGAAATTAGCCCAACAAGCCCAAGCTAACTTGGACTTAGCATTGGGTCGTGGTGGTGATCAGGTCGTGGTCAAATCAAGTGATGCGGAAGCGCGTTTCTACGGTGGTAAGACCAATCCGATGGAAAAACGGACGCGGGTACGTGCCCGGATGATTTCTCACGCGTTGAGTGAATTAATCAATCAATCGGATCAAGTGTTTATCATGGGCCATGCTAATCCAGATATGGACTCAATTGGTACCGCACTTGGGTTACGACGGATTGCGCAAATGAATGGCAAGCCGGCTTCGATTGTTTTAGATAAGACTTCAGTGCATAGCGATATCCAATTATTATTGGATACGATGCAAAATATTGAAGTTGATCGGAATGCTTTTGTCACACTTGATGAGTCATTAATCAACTCGACGGAAGAAAGCTTGTTAATCATGGTGGACCACTCGAAGCCATCGATTTCAGCGGCACCGATGTTGTATAATAAATTAAGTAGTCGGACCGTGGTTATTGATCACCACCGGCGTGGCGAAGAATTCCCACAAAATCCTTTGCTAACTTATATTGAACCATATGCTTCATCAACCGCTGAGTTAGTGACGGAAATGTTCGAATATCAAAGCCGTGAACAAGACCCAATTAATCGAATTGAAGCGACCGCCTTATTGGCCGGAATTCAAATTGATACAAAATCATTTACTTTGCGGACAGGGACCCGGACGTTTGATGCCGCAAGTTACTTACGTTCAGCCGGTGCCGATGCCGGGTTGATTCAACAGTTCATGAAAGAAAACGTTGATAGTTATTTATCACGTAATCACTTGATTGAATCGGTTGAAATCTTCGGCAATGCCGCAATTGCGACGGGTGAAGATACGCAGGCTTACGATAACGTTGTCGCGGCCCAAGCTGCTGATTCGCTGTTGCAAATGATTGGCGTTGATCAGTCATTTGTAATTTCGCTACGAGCGGATGGCAAAGTCGGTATCTCTGCGCGTTCAACGGGTAAAGATAATGTCCAAGTCGTCATGGAAGAACTTGGCGGCGGCGGTCACTTATCGAATGCCGCTACGCAAATTAGCGATGCAACCGTCACCGAAGTGCGCACAAAATTACTTGAAATTTTGCAACGGGAAGACTAG
- the rpsR gene encoding 30S ribosomal protein S18, producing MSQQRRGGSRRRRKVDFIAANHIEYVDYKDTELLERFISERGKILPRRVTGTSAKNQRKLTTAIKRARIMGLLPFVAED from the coding sequence ATGTCACAACAACGTCGTGGCGGTAGCCGTCGTCGCCGTAAGGTAGACTTCATTGCCGCAAACCACATCGAATACGTTGATTACAAGGACACTGAATTGTTGGAACGTTTTATCTCAGAACGAGGTAAGATTTTGCCACGCCGTGTTACTGGTACTTCAGCTAAGAACCAACGTAAGCTTACGACCGCTATCAAGCGTGCTCGTATCATGGGCTTGCTCCCATTCGTAGCCGAAGACTAA
- the ssb gene encoding single-stranded DNA-binding protein — translation MINRVVLIGRLTKDVELRYTQSGTAVGSFSLAVNRQFTNNAGEREADFINAVIWRKAAENLANFTHKGSLIGIEGRIQTRNYENQQGTRVYVTEVVVENFSLLESRSESDRRSSDNGASSSANNNFGGNNFNSAPSQSSSSNDNPFGGNSFGGSTASTTTNNNADPFAANGQEIDISDDDLPF, via the coding sequence ATGATTAATCGCGTAGTATTAATTGGTCGTTTAACCAAGGATGTTGAACTCCGTTATACCCAAAGTGGTACAGCAGTTGGTTCATTCTCTCTTGCCGTTAACCGCCAATTTACCAACAATGCCGGTGAACGAGAAGCTGATTTTATTAACGCCGTTATCTGGCGGAAAGCAGCTGAAAACCTCGCCAACTTTACCCACAAGGGTTCATTGATTGGGATTGAAGGCCGTATCCAAACACGGAATTACGAAAACCAACAAGGTACCCGTGTTTACGTAACCGAAGTTGTGGTTGAAAACTTCTCATTATTAGAATCACGTTCAGAATCTGATCGTCGTTCATCTGATAATGGTGCAAGTTCTTCTGCTAATAACAATTTCGGCGGTAATAACTTTAACAGTGCTCCGTCACAATCATCATCAAGCAATGACAACCCATTCGGTGGTAATAGCTTTGGCGGTTCAACCGCTTCAACTACTACCAACAACAATGCGGATCCATTCGCTGCAAATGGTCAAGAAATTGACATTTCCGATGATGATTTGCCATTCTAA
- the rpsF gene encoding 30S ribosomal protein S6: MTYELTYIIRPDLDSEAKTALVERFDKILTDNGATVADSKDWSTRRFAYEISGYHEGTYRVINFSANDDAAINEFDRLAKISQDILRHMIVKREA; this comes from the coding sequence ATGACTTACGAATTAACATACATCATTCGTCCTGACTTGGATAGCGAAGCAAAAACTGCCTTGGTAGAACGTTTCGACAAGATCTTGACCGACAACGGTGCAACGGTTGCTGATTCAAAGGACTGGTCAACTCGTCGTTTTGCATATGAAATTTCTGGTTACCACGAAGGTACTTACCGTGTAATCAACTTCTCAGCAAACGATGATGCGGCTATCAACGAATTTGACCGTTTGGCTAAAATCAGCCAAGACATCTTGCGTCACATGATTGTTAAGCGCGAAGCTTAA
- a CDS encoding AAA family ATPase — translation MKPIKLNMNFFGPYAHAEIDFDKFKESPLFLISGQTGAGKTTIFDAMTFALFGETSGSRKPDDMRSDFANLDDETSVVFIFEHHGKFFRVERKPKQMRTKRGGGATEKLPTASVSEFDYELGTETGEAYTKISDVNEFLKDLLSLTAEQFRQIILLPQQEFKKFLKANSAEKEVILRNLFGTELYRQVMDSLKEQQKGMVAEQAQFETQLTTIFDQIEWLAEKQDQYKNTRTTEERVELLALEVTEQQADLAAAKATQVENQKIASKASAALEAGLGLDKDFAQLAANQLEATQLVAQQPAIAEKKIKLQHYEWANKQMSLVQDLEKLGKDLPTKENALQKVTEQLTDVAKQQAAVGVKIAELTQQSPVITKQQQAVVEIEKTLIPLAEKRVAKTTEFSTLGENLTAKQKNLDTTSTALLENKKQTATEQNALKAFDQLETQQTALHSIQLEWQKLQQAQRDEVKQAKRVQDEQAKLADMQVRQEDFTRQLAGLKNNVDEQRAKRQQLMIQKLQNELVVGEACVVCGSTEHPLQMHDHIEVSDAQIRQAIDDLETQEQAYTKIETKLDEVGRQVQAKQNEIAELTAKQSELHAALLAGYEPFVAMFNATFATSMPVVFDNEIGTDLINELAHTLQEQTAAKKAINERIATLEKQRQSLTEQQVQVNGDVKVVETQLKTVEAELASIQAQAPALLEKSAYQQRLTELKKSVEQYTKDTEASNIQRQQLEVASAKYRQQQISDSESVKQLQAQLDTTQNVLDAAIAAAEFATDRSQLDTWLVELAGRDVIGVMTKEIANYEAELKAVNDNIEKLQINLATKTKPDLAALRMVKDAADVSRGTSDKVVMTKELALKQVSAAQAKIAKVQAQLGEQAKQAAELGLLADAVNGKNGQNLPLERYVLQSYLQEVLSYANVHYFTNVSNGRYQFELKQEKASRANQTGLEINIKDNDVDELRSSETLSGGESFLAALSIALSIAAVIQNHAGGVEIDALFIDEGFGSLDSETLEKAMEVLDQVEKEGRMIGLISHVDSMKAQIPQQLKITKKGNAQSEIQYQLV, via the coding sequence ATGAAACCAATTAAACTGAATATGAATTTTTTTGGCCCATATGCCCATGCGGAAATTGATTTTGACAAATTCAAAGAATCGCCGCTCTTTTTGATTAGTGGTCAAACTGGTGCGGGGAAAACGACAATTTTTGATGCGATGACTTTTGCGTTGTTTGGTGAAACTAGTGGCAGCCGTAAACCAGATGATATGCGCTCAGATTTTGCGAACTTGGATGATGAAACATCGGTAGTATTTATTTTTGAGCACCACGGCAAATTTTTCCGTGTCGAACGCAAGCCCAAACAAATGCGCACCAAACGTGGTGGTGGCGCGACGGAAAAATTACCAACTGCCAGTGTTTCCGAATTTGATTATGAATTAGGCACTGAAACTGGCGAGGCATACACTAAAATCAGTGATGTGAATGAATTCTTGAAGGATTTATTATCATTGACTGCCGAGCAATTTCGTCAAATAATTTTGTTGCCGCAACAGGAATTTAAAAAGTTCTTGAAGGCGAATAGTGCCGAAAAAGAAGTTATCTTGCGCAATTTATTTGGGACGGAATTATATCGGCAAGTGATGGATAGCTTGAAGGAACAGCAAAAAGGCATGGTCGCTGAGCAAGCGCAATTTGAAACGCAATTAACAACGATTTTTGATCAAATTGAATGGCTCGCTGAAAAACAAGACCAGTATAAAAACACGCGGACAACGGAAGAACGGGTTGAATTGTTAGCGTTGGAAGTTACTGAGCAACAAGCAGATTTGGCAGCCGCTAAAGCCACACAAGTTGAAAATCAAAAAATTGCCAGCAAAGCCAGCGCAGCACTCGAAGCCGGCCTTGGCTTGGATAAAGATTTTGCCCAATTGGCGGCCAATCAATTGGAAGCGACACAGTTGGTAGCCCAACAACCAGCAATTGCTGAGAAAAAAATTAAATTGCAACACTATGAATGGGCCAACAAGCAAATGAGTTTGGTGCAGGATTTAGAGAAACTAGGCAAAGATTTACCGACCAAAGAAAACGCCCTTCAGAAGGTCACTGAGCAATTAACTGATGTGGCCAAGCAACAAGCTGCGGTTGGCGTTAAAATAGCTGAGCTGACGCAACAAAGCCCAGTAATCACTAAGCAACAGCAAGCGGTAGTTGAAATTGAAAAAACCTTAATTCCGCTGGCAGAAAAGCGCGTTGCGAAAACCACTGAATTTAGTACATTAGGCGAAAATTTAACGGCAAAGCAAAAAAACTTGGATACAACGAGCACCGCATTGCTTGAAAATAAAAAACAAACGGCTACTGAGCAAAATGCGCTTAAAGCCTTTGACCAACTTGAAACACAGCAAACCGCGTTGCATAGCATTCAGTTAGAATGGCAGAAATTACAACAAGCGCAACGTGATGAGGTGAAGCAAGCTAAACGGGTGCAGGATGAACAAGCCAAGTTGGCAGATATGCAAGTACGTCAAGAGGACTTCACGCGTCAATTAGCTGGTTTAAAGAACAACGTGGATGAACAGCGGGCGAAGCGCCAACAACTGATGATTCAAAAGTTGCAAAATGAATTAGTCGTCGGTGAAGCGTGTGTCGTCTGTGGTTCAACAGAACACCCATTGCAAATGCACGACCACATCGAAGTGAGCGATGCGCAAATTCGCCAAGCAATTGATGATTTGGAAACACAAGAACAAGCATACACAAAGATTGAAACGAAACTTGATGAAGTTGGAAGGCAAGTTCAAGCTAAGCAAAATGAAATTGCTGAATTAACCGCAAAGCAAAGTGAACTGCACGCGGCATTATTGGCAGGGTATGAACCATTTGTGGCGATGTTCAACGCAACTTTTGCAACATCGATGCCAGTTGTGTTTGATAATGAAATTGGGACTGATTTAATTAATGAACTTGCGCATACCTTGCAAGAACAAACGGCGGCGAAAAAAGCAATCAATGAACGAATTGCGACATTAGAGAAGCAACGTCAGTCATTAACCGAGCAACAAGTTCAAGTCAATGGTGACGTGAAAGTTGTCGAAACCCAGCTGAAAACAGTTGAAGCTGAACTAGCAAGTATTCAAGCCCAAGCGCCGGCATTGTTGGAAAAATCAGCTTATCAACAACGCCTGACTGAATTAAAAAAGAGCGTTGAGCAGTACACGAAGGATACCGAAGCTAGTAATATTCAGCGGCAACAGCTTGAAGTGGCTAGCGCCAAGTATCGGCAACAGCAAATCAGCGATAGTGAGAGTGTAAAGCAACTACAAGCACAACTCGATACAACCCAAAACGTGCTTGACGCGGCAATTGCGGCGGCCGAGTTTGCGACTGATCGCAGTCAATTAGATACGTGGTTAGTCGAGCTAGCTGGGCGTGACGTAATCGGTGTAATGACTAAAGAAATTGCTAATTATGAGGCTGAACTCAAAGCGGTTAATGACAATATCGAAAAATTGCAAATCAATTTAGCTACCAAAACGAAACCAGATTTAGCGGCATTACGCATGGTTAAGGATGCGGCCGATGTTTCACGTGGAACAAGCGATAAAGTCGTCATGACTAAAGAATTAGCTTTGAAGCAAGTTAGTGCGGCACAAGCCAAGATTGCAAAAGTCCAAGCACAACTCGGTGAACAAGCCAAACAAGCCGCTGAATTGGGGCTATTGGCCGATGCCGTGAACGGGAAAAATGGGCAAAACCTACCATTAGAACGGTATGTCTTGCAAAGCTACCTGCAAGAGGTGTTAAGCTATGCCAATGTACATTACTTTACGAATGTCTCTAACGGACGGTATCAATTTGAATTGAAGCAAGAAAAAGCGAGTCGCGCAAATCAGACTGGTTTGGAAATTAACATCAAAGATAATGATGTCGACGAGTTACGTTCATCAGAAACCTTATCAGGTGGTGAAAGTTTCTTAGCAGCGCTGTCAATTGCACTGTCGATTGCCGCTGTGATTCAAAATCACGCCGGGGGTGTTGAAATCGATGCCTTGTTTATTGATGAAGGTTTTGGCTCGTTAGACAGTGAAACTTTGGAAAAAGCGATGGAAGTTCTCGACCAAGTTGAAAAAGAAGGGCGCATGATTGGTTTGATTTCACACGTCGACTCGATGAAAGCCCAAATCCCCCAACAACTGAAAATCACCAAAAAAGGGAATGCGCAAAGCGAAATTCAATATCAATTAGTTTAA
- a CDS encoding exonuclease SbcCD subunit D, whose protein sequence is MKLLHTADWHIGKQLNEFDLLDVQQDAFKQIEAIAAAEQVDGIIIAGDLYDRAIPSTAAVKAFDQMLQQLNITDKYPIYAISGNHDGATRLNFAREWMKQNDLHLNTKVEEAFTDNVVVGDVQIFMLPFFDPQDARMYYQISIDSNEMRTIEQAMTRVVADLEQQFEPGKRHILVTHFNVQGTDNENYELTSETTSTVGGLNTVPARLFKNFDYVALGHLHLRQASPTRTVRYSGSPVKFNTKEAKNEKGVYIIDIPTTGEIGITWKTITPSKDLIVLRGDFEKLIDRDFYSEQPKPGEAFYSIQLTSRPAGKNIRKQLEDIYGDIVELEYHIQGDETQAATEQLAQRVAKTKSPEEIIGDFYNEMMDPAQLTEQQQKWVEAALIDIRKDSEA, encoded by the coding sequence ATGAAATTACTCCACACTGCTGATTGGCATATCGGCAAACAATTAAATGAATTTGATTTACTAGATGTCCAACAAGATGCTTTCAAGCAAATTGAAGCCATCGCTGCCGCTGAACAGGTTGATGGTATTATAATTGCGGGGGATTTATATGACCGCGCGATTCCCTCAACCGCGGCCGTTAAGGCGTTTGATCAAATGCTGCAACAGCTGAATATTACTGATAAATATCCAATTTATGCAATTTCAGGGAACCACGATGGTGCGACCCGCTTGAATTTTGCCCGTGAGTGGATGAAGCAAAATGATTTGCATTTGAATACTAAGGTCGAAGAAGCTTTCACGGATAACGTGGTGGTCGGCGACGTACAAATTTTTATGCTCCCATTTTTTGACCCGCAAGATGCCCGGATGTACTACCAAATTTCAATCGACAGTAATGAGATGCGGACGATTGAACAAGCAATGACGCGCGTGGTAGCAGATTTAGAGCAGCAATTTGAACCCGGCAAGCGTCATATTTTAGTTACCCACTTCAATGTTCAAGGAACAGATAATGAAAATTACGAATTGACCTCAGAAACAACTTCAACGGTTGGTGGATTGAATACAGTGCCAGCGCGGTTATTTAAGAATTTTGACTATGTTGCTTTGGGGCACTTGCACTTACGCCAAGCATCGCCAACGCGGACTGTCCGGTACAGTGGTTCACCGGTGAAATTCAACACGAAGGAAGCCAAGAACGAGAAGGGTGTCTACATTATTGATATTCCAACAACTGGTGAAATTGGCATTACGTGGAAAACAATCACCCCATCCAAAGATTTAATCGTCTTGCGGGGTGATTTTGAAAAGCTTATTGATCGCGATTTTTATAGTGAGCAACCAAAGCCTGGGGAAGCGTTCTACAGCATTCAGTTGACGAGTCGGCCAGCGGGCAAGAATATCCGCAAGCAGCTTGAAGATATTTACGGCGACATCGTGGAACTGGAATATCACATTCAAGGGGATGAAACCCAAGCAGCGACGGAACAATTAGCGCAACGCGTTGCCAAAACTAAAAGTCCCGAAGAAATAATTGGTGATTTTTATAATGAAATGATGGATCCTGCGCAACTGACGGAGCAACAACAGAAATGGGTTGAAGCGGCGCTGATTGATATTCGGAAAGATAGCGAGGCCTAG
- a CDS encoding ATP-binding cassette domain-containing protein has protein sequence MSVGNFILKNKTKSLLLLLVIVIVQLLTVFSAVLNAQMINELIKFNMRQFEIKTSLLLLSWLLVALFTYFKLIYTEKVLQHINTQIRAKITQSIIADQREHYNKRTVGAYVSWMNNDIEAIKDQGMSMFFVVVEGIVGTILSLITLIKYNWVLAITALIFTGIIIVVPRIFNKILAKVTAKLTVENEKFVDSAEDILAGFNMLYTFRALNLITLKIVAASNKLNVANVNRIKVQSKIATTGFLLNVVAQVSLMGITGILALHHVVPIGTIAAVGGLSATIFNSLGNMSSYLGMISGVKPIFDKFANYQNQQQNEVSSDVIASNATPLISVQNLGYKFDGNEIIADLNLAIKEGQKYLVVGESGSGKSTLVKILAGYYGNYTGKLQFAGNDYHDLTQKYLLDKIMYIDQTPQFIHGTVAENLSLVNEFSNEELAAVILSVGLVADTTEAADFLTRELGNKGNQFSGGQLQRIALARALLRKPEILILDEGTSAIDKENAIMVENLLLNDDQLTLLMISHTMHAENSQYFDEIIELN, from the coding sequence ATGAGCGTTGGAAATTTTATTTTAAAAAATAAAACGAAGAGTTTGCTATTGCTCTTGGTGATTGTCATTGTCCAGTTGTTGACCGTTTTTAGTGCGGTGCTTAATGCGCAAATGATTAATGAATTAATTAAATTCAACATGCGCCAATTTGAAATTAAGACGAGTTTATTATTGCTTAGCTGGCTCTTAGTAGCTTTGTTTACTTATTTTAAATTGATTTATACAGAAAAAGTTTTGCAGCACATTAATACGCAGATTCGGGCAAAAATTACGCAAAGTATTATCGCAGATCAGCGGGAACACTATAATAAACGGACGGTTGGGGCATACGTTTCGTGGATGAACAATGATATTGAAGCAATTAAAGATCAGGGCATGAGTATGTTCTTTGTGGTTGTGGAAGGGATTGTTGGCACGATATTATCGTTAATAACTTTGATAAAGTATAATTGGGTATTAGCCATAACCGCATTGATTTTTACCGGCATAATAATTGTTGTCCCAAGAATTTTTAATAAAATTCTAGCAAAGGTGACGGCAAAATTAACGGTCGAAAATGAAAAGTTTGTTGATAGTGCTGAAGATATTTTGGCGGGCTTTAACATGTTATATACTTTTCGCGCACTAAACTTAATTACGTTAAAAATTGTTGCCGCATCAAATAAGCTGAATGTTGCGAATGTTAACCGAATAAAGGTTCAATCAAAAATTGCGACCACTGGTTTTTTACTAAATGTCGTTGCGCAAGTAAGTTTGATGGGAATCACGGGGATATTAGCATTACACCACGTTGTGCCAATTGGAACAATTGCAGCGGTTGGTGGCTTGTCAGCAACCATATTTAATAGTTTGGGTAATATGAGTAGCTATCTAGGAATGATCAGTGGAGTTAAACCGATTTTTGATAAATTTGCAAACTATCAAAATCAACAGCAAAATGAAGTAAGTAGTGATGTAATTGCTAGTAACGCAACGCCGCTTATTAGTGTTCAAAATTTAGGTTATAAATTTGATGGCAATGAAATAATTGCAGACTTAAATCTGGCGATAAAAGAAGGTCAAAAATATTTAGTAGTCGGTGAAAGCGGCAGTGGTAAATCAACTTTGGTGAAAATATTAGCCGGTTATTACGGTAACTATACTGGTAAACTCCAGTTTGCCGGTAATGACTATCATGACCTCACCCAAAAGTATCTGCTGGATAAGATAATGTATATTGATCAAACACCACAATTTATTCATGGCACCGTTGCCGAAAATCTTAGTTTAGTGAATGAATTTTCTAATGAAGAATTAGCGGCAGTAATCTTAAGTGTCGGGTTGGTAGCTGATACAACAGAAGCAGCGGATTTTCTAACAAGAGAACTCGGAAATAAAGGAAATCAATTCTCTGGTGGCCAGTTACAACGGATTGCGCTTGCGCGGGCATTGCTGCGGAAGCCGGAAATTTTAATTTTAGATGAAGGGACCTCAGCCATTGATAAGGAAAATGCAATTATGGTTGAAAATTTGTTATTGAATGATGATCAGTTAACTTTGTTAATGATAAGTCACACGATGCATGCCGAAAATAGTCAGTATTTCGATGAAATTATTGAACTGAATTAG
- a CDS encoding ATP-binding cassette domain-containing protein codes for MDILVGLNQFDRGNVIIDENVMTIPYSKEMRKTIFLLPVESITIEYLTALENMDYFKHIFELNKSGDEIVQILQAYKLEQESGLVKGFSTGMRKRLDLAILDMISPDIMLLDEPSLGLDVFHVDFLRKRLLAYKELGKTLIITSHDMALSNRIADRIYLFNNNQIIEYDADDVNSEEMVLSTYDADTATDSDATDGE; via the coding sequence ATGGATATCTTAGTGGGCTTGAATCAATTTGATCGAGGTAATGTGATAATTGATGAAAACGTCATGACCATTCCATATTCTAAAGAAATGAGGAAAACAATATTTTTATTACCGGTAGAGAGCATAACCATTGAATACCTGACTGCACTGGAAAATATGGATTATTTTAAACACATTTTTGAGCTAAACAAAAGTGGAGATGAAATAGTACAAATTTTACAAGCATATAAATTAGAACAGGAATCTGGCTTAGTTAAAGGCTTTTCCACAGGTATGAGAAAACGTTTGGATTTAGCAATTCTTGATATGATTTCGCCAGATATTATGTTGCTAGATGAGCCAAGTCTCGGACTAGATGTTTTCCATGTGGACTTTCTACGTAAAAGATTATTAGCTTATAAAGAATTAGGTAAAACGTTGATAATAACGAGTCACGATATGGCGTTATCTAATCGCATTGCCGATCGTATTTATTTGTTTAATAATAATCAAATAATAGAATATGACGCCGATGATGTTAATAGTGAAGAAATGGTTCTATCCACGTATGACGCCGATACTGCAACTGACAGTGATGCGACTGACGGTGAATAA